In Trifolium pratense cultivar HEN17-A07 linkage group LG7, ARS_RC_1.1, whole genome shotgun sequence, a genomic segment contains:
- the LOC123896165 gene encoding uncharacterized protein LOC123896165 — protein sequence MSSSPSPRTTAMAIQMRAMRDHFERLLREQGEQFQQKFDELERRSNDGSGDEEERRRRRRQGRDPLRGIKIKVPSFVGKSDPEAYLEWETKIEQIFNCHNYSDVEKVQVASIEFKEYALVWWDQLIKDRRRYDERPIDTWEEMKRIMRRRFVPSYYHRDLHNKLQRLTQGSKSVEEYFKEMEVAKIRANVEEDNEATMARFLHGLNRDISDIVELHHYVEMDELVHQAIKVEQQLKRKSQARRSSTNFNSPNLKDKEGASSSSSTEPIVENKGKAIAPSQSVSTNKKVTCFKCQGKGHIASECPTKRTMLMEENEEEEEGNKDVEENDEEEEEIPSGELLMVRRMLWNLVKEEDTTQRENLFHTRCLVQKKVCSLIIDGGSCTNVASTRLVSKLNLETKPHPKPYKLQWLNESVEMVVNRQVEVCFTIGKYEFYNC from the coding sequence ATGTCTAGTTCACCTTCACCTAGAACAACAGCTATGGCTATTCAAATGAGAGCCATGCGTGACCATTTTGAGAGATTGTTAAGAGAACAAGGTGAACAATTCCAACAAAAATTTGATGAGTTAGAAAGGAGGTCTAATGATGGTAGTGGTGATGAGGAGGAAAGAAGGCGTAGGAGGAGACAAGGGAGGGATCCTTTGAGGGgcataaaaattaaagttccaTCTTTTGTTGGGAAGAGTGATCCGGAGGCGTATCTAGAATGGGAGACTAAAATTGAGCAAATTTTTAATTGTCACAATTATTCTGATGTTGAAAAAGTGCAGGTTGCTTCCATTGAGTTCAAGGAGTATGCTTTAGTGTGGTGGGATCAATTGATCAAAGATAGAAGGAGGTATGATGAACGACCAATTGATACTTGGGAAGAGATGAAGAGAATCATGAGGAGAAGGTTTGTTCCTTCCTATTATCATAGGGATTTACACAACAAATTGCAAAGACTCACTCAAGGTTCTAAAAGTGTTGAAGAATATTTCAAGGAGATGGAAGTTGCCAAAATTAGAGCTAATGTGGAGGAGGACAATGAAGCAACCATGGCTAGGTTTCTTCATGGTCTAAATCGTGACATTAGTGACATAGTGGAACTTCATCACTATGTTGAAATGGATGAATTGGTACACCAAGCTATCAAAGTGGAACAACAACTCAAAAGAAAGAGCCAAGCAAGGAGAAGTTCCACCAATTTCAATTCTCCAAATTTGAAAGACAAGGAGGGtgcttcatcttcatcatctacAGAGCCCATAGTTGAAAACAAAGGTAAAGCTATTGCACCTTCTCAAAGTGTTTCAACTAACAAAAAGGTTACATGTTTCAAGTGTCAAGGCAAAGGGCATATTGCATCTGAATGTCCAACAAAGAGAACTATGCTTATGGAGGAAAATGAAGAAGAGGAGGAAGGTAATAAGGATGTTGAAgagaatgatgaagaagaagaagaaataccTAGTGGAGAGTTACTCATGGTGAGGAGGATGTTGTGGAACTTGGTCAAAGAAGAAGACACCACTCAAAGAGAAAACCTTTTTCACACAAGATGCCTAGTCCAAAAAAAGGTATGTTCTTTAATTATTGATGGTGGGAGTTGTACCAATGTTGCTAGTACTCGTTTAGTGTCGAAACTTAATTTAGAAACAAAACCTCACCCTAAGCCATATAAACTTCAATGGCTTAATGAAAGTGTTGAAATGGTTGTTAATAGACAAGTTGAGGTTTGTTTTACAATTGGGAAATATGAGTTTTACAATTGTTGA